The Clupea harengus chromosome 13, Ch_v2.0.2, whole genome shotgun sequence DNA window TAATAAAATCCtggttttcatttcattttcatatgtTTATGTCCAAGGTTAGAGCAGAAGCtgtgcatatttatttatttagtgtatTTATCTCAGTAGGGCTGCCTTTTGATAAAAAatattattgttgctgtttctgTCAACATAACAGCTCTCTGTTTTCCAAAAGCTGTACAAGAAGATGCCAGAGACGCATATACGTGAGGGGTCCATGATCAGGGGCCCCAAGTTCCTGGTTAGGTTGAGATCCCACACGGTGTTCGAGAACACACCAATAAAACTCTTCTGCACCGTGCAGGGATACCCAACCCCCATTATCAAATGGTGAGTGTTTGGTATACATTAAATTGTCTTGAATTGTCTGGAAGCACTTTAAAGCTGTGCAACACTGTGCAACACTGAACAAGATGTGAGTTGCTCTATTTTACAAACAAATCATGGGAAGAAGAACGTTTTGTAACTTCTGTCCTACTTATTATGTTAGCATTACAGAAACATATTGATGCCCTGTCAACAAAGCTCAGGTCACTGGGGTGAACTGTTGTCACCGTGGCATTGTAAGTTTCCATACGGACAATGCAAAAAGAAGCTCATGATGGTATAGCATTCTTTGAAGGGACCAATATTAATGAATAACCATTAACATCACTCAGAAAACTCCTTGTTGAAGATTCAACTGACTGGGATccatatcattttattttgctGTGTGGTAATATTGCATGTCTGGTTTGGATCACTTGTTTGAGTATGAATTGGAACCTTGTTAAGCAGGCTTGAATTACAAGCCTCCAAAGGCCAAACCTCTGAGATAGACCTAGAGATCAGATTTCATTTCACAAATGTAGTCTTGGAAAATTGGAGCTACAACAGGGAGAAGTAAACTGTGAGTAACACGTAGATCGAACAAATAAACTGAAACTAATGTACACTGTGTACTGTTCATTGTCCTTTTGATAGGTTTAAAGACAATGTCCTTCTTGACAACTCATCAGGAAAATACGTGGTGGTGAACAATGCTGGAATTCAGACCCTGCAGATCAGCAAGTAATGTATTTGGTGTAATCCCCTTTGTGTATGCATTAACATACTCAACATTATTATAGGTCAGTGCAGGAATGACATGTTATGTACATGTACAGTGGACTGTAAATTGCCCCATCTGTAaatctatataaaaaaaactgatcCCAGTTTTCGCATTTACTAGTTTTCCAAAAGGACAAAAAAGTGCTCAGAATCTATTTGTGCAGTTATTACTGCAGCTACAACCCCACTTTGATCGGACCATGTGGATCAGTACTTTCCAAGTCACAGTGTCACAACTTCCTCTGTGAATGACCGTGTCTTATATCCTTTGCGGTACACCCCGACCAGTGCTAGGCTTACCGATAACACGTGTGGGTCCACAAAAGGTAGCTGTGTGAATGGCATCACGCCGTAAGCTTTTCCAATTTTGTCCAAGGCGAACCGGAGGACCGAGGACGTCTTAAGGTTCTGTCAGCTGTTCATTCCAAAGCGCTGAGCTCTGTGTCATTTGACACGGCAGCTCCTTAAAGTGGAGCTATATCTCTCTGCTGACACCATGTCAGTAATGACGGCACCGGGCCCAGCCTAGAGTCAGCTCTGCACACTGCGTCTGCCTTTTCCTGTCAGAGAATGAAAGGTATCAGGCAAAAAGGCTGCCAACTGAGTGTTTATTTCCTAAAGTTTCCAAAGCCCTTTCACTTTCTGTGAAAACTGTCGCATTATGCATCACGGCAGTCTGGACGGAATGTAGGAAGTTTTAAAATAGTACAGTGGGCTTGAAGGTCACATTTCAGCCATTCTCGTTCGTCTCCCTCCTTACAGATTTGGGATGGTTGCCATTCACATCTTAGAGGTTCCCATGTTCAACATGTTTTGAATGTATAAGCAACGTCCTAATGGAGCTCATGTCATTATCCCTCAGACTGGAAACATTTGCTCGCTGCTAACCTGTGGTGTGATTTAATGAGCTCTGCAAAGGTTAGATAAGAGGGCACTCATCGATCCATATATCCTCGCTGTAATGATATTGTTTTGAAGAGCAGTTTCAAACTCAAATAAAAAAGTCACAAAACTTTAAATGGACCAGTAATAGCACAAATATCACTGAAACAGCCTCCTGCCAAGCAGTGTTACCATATGGTATCATACATATTACTTAACTATCACACAGTTTAGTATGTAAgggataatataatataatattattatttatatatatatttatataatatagtCCACCGGTCATTTTTGAACAATAAATCCCAACAGTACGAACAGAACCCCGATGTGCAGCGGAACTTTCTGCAGTATTCTGGGTAAAGCTTTAGATTAATCTCCCATCAACTAACTTTGCTATGCTAATTCTGTGCCGTTGTCTACATAACAGTTCTGCTAGAATAGTAGGGAAAGTATGATGTACACAAAAGGTCTTTGGTCCTACACATTCGATGAGTCAGCAAGTTACAGAGGGAATTTCGTCGACAAAAACAAAGGCTGCTTGAACTTTCATAGACATCAGTGTTTtgctaaagtaaaaaaaaaattacttccACAGGCCATATTACTGAAATTATGATTTGCACGCAAGGTCTGTGGTCCAATGCATTCCATGAGTTGGCAGGTTGCAGAATGCATTCTGTCCACGAAAGCAAAGGCTGCTTGAACTTTGGTAGGCATCAGTGTCAGTTCTAAAAGTTTATGAAAGTTCAAGCAGCCTTTGCTTACGTGAAAGCAAATTTACATTTGAATGTGTTCTGTCAATGAAATAAGGTCTTCTACCCTTGGCGCCCCatattaaaatgcatttttttttgtctcagatGTGGAACTAATGACACTGCCATGTATACAGCTGTTGCCACCAACTCTCATGGTCAGGCCTCCACTCAAGCCTCCATTATTGTAAAGAGTAAGTCCAGCACTGAAAACTTTTGATGACATTTGAAGCACAGTCTAACGAGGTGGATTATCGCTCTCAGAGATCCCACAACAATAACACTGAATCACCTCTTTAAAAAGTAATACATTTGAAAAGCTCCCTAATGACGTGTCATTTGCAATCAGCGCATTATATACTTAATATGGCATAAATAATAGTCATAATGTTTTATGGTTAGATGATAACTTCATCAGCAAAATGCTTAGTCAACTTAAACAATGAGCATTTAATGCAAATCATAATGGATGTTGTCGAATAGTGTAAATAGTGTGCGGTACAGTAGTGTTGTGGaaaatgactaaataaatgCTGTATCCTTTGGCTTGTTTTTATGGTAACTCTTTGCTTTCTAAAGAAAACAGGGAAGAGGAACAATCTTGTCCTTATGCCTGGCTGCCCTACGAGTGTAAGTTGTGCACATAAATCTTGTGTTTggcattcagtgtgtgcacgGCTCTCCTCAACATGGGTTgggtatttttattttttattttttattgtcacACGCAAGGATGTCCCTCAAATTCTCACTaatgaacaaaacacatttgcatGGAACATACAACACATTGCCTTTAATATTCATGACTAAAGGTAAAAATGTCCATGTCATGCCATGTCATATTTTGTATCCAGGAGGAAAATGTTATGTgaaagtaaagaaaagtatttttttccccttttcacaGTTGCCATTTTGCCTGCGATCAAGTACACAAAGATTAACATTACCTTCTTGGAGACTTTCAAAGGGACTTTTACAAAAGAGGGTGACAGCATCACCCTGTCTTGTAAAATGACTGTCAGTCCCAATCTTGCCAACCTCCAACCTGAAGCACTGTGGTACAGAGATGGTAAGGACATATTTTAATTACAGCTTTGGTTTTAATGTTTGTGTCCACAGTGAGTATAATACTGACAGTTATTCAGCCAAAGAAGTGCCACTGAGTCACAGTAAACACAATATTTTATGAAATACTGCACATTTTGCTTACATACTTTACATCGTGGATGTAAGTGATTTTTGGCATTGCTTAAATTCTGAGCTTACTAGCCACTCCTTGTATTTAAGAACTAACATGATCTGTAGGGAATTCAGACAAATGGTTATGATCATAGTTAAGCCTTGAGGCTTAGCTCAATTCAGTGTAAAATGCAACAATACAGAGCACTGTTAGTGATGCTTCAAGTACCACCTACTctatctgttctgttctgaagaaagaaaaaattatATTCCGAAAGAGAAAAAGGCTGCAGCCTCCAAATCATTTTCTAATCGGGAGGAACACCttgttttcagaaaaaaaagaaagaaaaaaaactctccgGCTTTATCTAAAGTCTCAAAATgtgatttctctccctccccagagCACCTTTTGAAAGGATCAAAGTGGGCGAAAATGGAGTTCGGCGGAGGTGTTGCTAAGCTCACCCTTCCCGAGCTCTACAAGGATGATGAGGGCCTGTACACCCTCCGCATGGTGACAAAGGGGGGCGACGCCATGCACAGCGCCTACCTCTATGTGGAAGGTAATCTGTCAGAGAGTAATGGATTCTCTAGGTGGCCCCGCTGTCGTCATTTTTAGAATTCTATTACCCGCTAGCCATTACAGGGAAAAAATTCAGAATGGCTCACCATGGGTTGGGTTGCTGTGGAGCCTCAGTCGCTTTCAGCTCGAGGcatcctcttctctttttttttttcccccttcttcttTCAGACGGCCCCCCCCCAGTCCCTCAGTCACCTGGTGCCCCTATGGACATCAGGATCCACGATGCCAACAGAGATTATGTTATTGTGTCATGGAAGCCTCCGAACACCACCACTGAAGGCCCCATCATCGGATACTTTGTAGACCGGTGATTCTACTGACAAGCCCTCTTTCAGTGTGATATGAAAAGTGACTGGAGACTGTAGATATTTCTCCTCAGGTCTAGGGAGAGTTGAACATTTTCCCCTAACAGgatatcaaaacaaaaacaactagcAGACTAAACTCTGATTAATGTAACAACACACAGCCTACTGACAGCGATAACTGATAAACAAGGCTATGCATCACCATCATCAACGGTGGACAGGTTACATAATAGACAAACTATGTGACAAATGTAGTTTAGTTCACCTTTCCCAAGACTTTAAATCTCTCTTCAGTGCATCGCTGGGAAAATAATTTAATCATTTGGGTTGCATGGGCAGCCTCTGGCAGATGGTCTCTTGTTTATACTGACCTGTCTGCTTCCTCTGGCAGATGTGAGGTTGGCACCGAGAACTGGACACAGTGTAATGACTCTCCCATCAAGATCTGTAAATACCCAGTGTCTGGCCTGTTCGAGGGACACTCGTATTACTTCCGGGTCAGGGCCATCAACTCTCACGGCGTCAGCAGGCCCTGCAGAATGTCCGACCCCATCGCTGCCCTAGACCCAACCGAGTTTGACAGACTTCATGGTAATACAGGAGAATTACCTTTCTTTTGTAtacatttgcatacattttACTCTATGCAACAGTAAGTTGTTTACAGCAACTAATAGTATTTATaacatgttttttctttgtgtttttttttcctcagtcacAAAGTTGGGCGGCAAACTTGATGTTGTGACTTACCACGATGACCTTGAAGGTAGTATACTGTCCACAAATTAGTGAATCATGTGTTTCTATGTCTAAGCTCATTACTGTTTTATTAGTACAGGTACTCGACATCAGATATTTTACAATTTGAGCCTCAGCGACAGTCACTTTTCCATAtttttctgtttatgttttCCTATTCAATAATTAGCAATAATTATGCAGTCTATAATTGGATCTCATCTGAGAGGTGCTAATTAGATTTTGATGAGAATTCCATCAGGAAGGAAACATACAACCATCTGTGGTATCTCTTTTTCCAGAGGTGTAACATTTCACCCTAATTTCAGTTTGGTTTGTGCCTCAGTGTTTGAGCCATATTTGCTTTTTATTCAGCTCTGGTTCAAAGGAAAATGTCGTCAATtcaaaattcatttttttatttcatgtttgacACAGAAGACTTGTGTGTTCGCATGGcacatttaattaattttctTCAGTTAATTTCCATGCCTCTTGGCAAAGACCATAGCACCAGCCCATTCACTGGTATTTTGACAGGAACACTATATGTGTCTAATCCGGGAAGTGGTTTCCATGCAATATCTATATTTAAACATGTACTGTCACCATATGTACCGTATGCACTATGGTGAAAAACCTGGTACACCCTCCATTTTTACCCAAATTAAAATGAACACATCAACCTGCCTCAAAGCTTTCGGCATGTGCCACAAAACAGACACCTCAGTGCATGCAGTAACCATCGGATGCCATTAGTGTAACTTGGAAGTGCCGAACCTGTGACATTGCCGCTGACATTTCCTAGAGGTAATGCATGGATGCGTGCTCGGCTTGGACGAGGACAGTAATTCGGTTTGATGTGCTCCATCTCTAGCTAAGGGAAAAGCACCCGGGGTACCCACCAACATCCATCCCTCTGAGGCCGACCGAACATATGTCGTGCTCAGCTGGAGTCCACCTGCCTATCATGAGCGTGCACCCATGTGGTACTACATCGAGAAGGTTTGTCTTCGCTTCATCCTGGGGGTATAGGGCACCATATTGCATCTTTCGCAGTATGTGCATAATAATGACATGATCTTTGTCAAGGGAACAGTTACAGTCACGGTTATCATCAAGAGGCTTGTTTGTAACTGTAGGTCTTTGTGACTGTATGTCAAtccctattcatttcaatgtgaTTTGATTTTGgggtttatttttaacttcttttcTTCAGACTATGGCTGGAAGCGGCGCTTGGCAGAGGGTGAACACTCAAGTGCCAGTGAGATCCCCCCGCTATGCCGTGTTTGACTTGGCTGAGGGCAAGGAGTACCAGTTCCGAGTGCTCGCCGCAAACATGTACGGCACCAGCGAGGCCTCCGAACCCACCAAGCCCATCCAGACCAAGGAGCTCAAGGGTAAGAGGACACGGGCTGAATTGATTACTGCCAAAAATCCTCCCTGAcctcattttaataaaaaagggTGGGCCGCCATGGCCCAGGATGTCATTGGCTTTGTAGTTAATTAAAAACAATGAGCccattttttctctgtctctaatgCACGGCGGTTTGATCCAAAAGGTGTGCCCTCCGCTCCGGGTCAGGTGGTCGCCACCAGGGAAACTGACACCTCTGTTGTCATTCAGTGGGCCCCACCGAAGGAGCCCAATAATCTCATTGGTTATTACATCGACTCATGCGTCAAGGGATCCAAGGACTGGGGTTCAGCCAATCATAAGCCAAACAAGAAAACCAAGTATGTCCGTGTTGTTTCTTATTTGTCTGtattgtttattcatttttatttgtgtgctttCATTAAAAACCTCAATCTGAATGTCATGATATTAGAATGTGTCCTTCTCAGTTTCACTGGACATAATCATTTTATAAAATGCTTTAGTGATGAAAATCCTGACCTGACTGTGCTGATTACCTTCCAGTAGACTTtcatgcattacacacacacacactttatatacTTTCTTTGATTCCACATTACAGGTCAAGTTTAATCAGGAATAAAATTTTCGGAACAATTTAAGCAGTTCGATAATCCATTATGGTGTTTACGGTACAGTTCAAGAGTAAAAGAAACAGTGTCTATTCCGAAGTAACATGCTTCCTATAATTGCTGATATTTAGCAATACTCTGGGGTTTGGCCTTTTTATGTAACCTCCCAATTAAAAGTCTGCATAACGCCAGCCTGTGTACATGACCTAagctgccaaaacacacacacacacacacacacacacacgcacacactttcctcCCATGGATAAAAAAGGACCTCATAACCTCCCTCTCATCGTGGAtgcctgctccctccctctgcttgtTTAGGTTTGTGGTTAACGGCCTGACTACCGGTGAGACGTATGTGTTCCGTGTTCAAGCCATCAATGAGCTGGGTCTTAGTGATGAATCCCAGGAGTCAGCCCCCATCTCTGTGCGCGCTGCTCTCagtgagtattgtgtgtgtgtgtgtgtgtgtgtatgttgggggggTATATTAGAGACAATGTTTGCAAATGCGGGCTGTCGAATTATGTTTGATTTTCTGAGAGGCGAGGCAGATGCCAACATGGAAATTGAAAATAATCGGCTGCCGCTGCACCACCACAatactcaaccacacacactcatagacatacgcatgcgcacacacacacacacacacacacacacgcacagagatacacacactcaagcacatatTATACACACTTGCACTTACACTCAAGcacatattatacacacaagcacacttatacacacatgcacacattcttgcacacacatatatgcctAAACgcatggactcacacacacatacttgagcatatatatatttattattgtttttagtAGGGCCATTTCCAAACATGTATCAACCAAAAATATTAGAAAACTCTAAATTTGTGACCTGTAATAATCTGACTTCTCAACTCATAAATCAGTATAATATTTCACAATGCCATGATAGGAACACCAACTGCTCCTCACAGGCCTACGCCACCCACTTTTCTTTGTGCTAAAATGAATAATTTACTATACATGACGAAGATTAAAGACTCGTCACTCATGAGTCAAGCTGTCTCATAGATTAGATTGGCCATTACTTGGCAAACCACGCATTTTTCAAGCTTCGATGCTGAGTGTTTAAACAACTGTTCAAACAGCCATGGATATAAATTAAAAGCAAACACTGGGAGCTAGATCAGTATTAATATGCAGTGCAAGAAGAATGAAACTCCCATCAATTTGGTCAGGTGCTTAAAGCGCAAACAAGTCTATTGAAAATTTAAATAGGGATGATCACAAATTGGAGATCAACCCGATAAAATCTTTATCTGTCAGCCGCTGGAAGGTTGCAAAATCGATTTGTAAACTATAGTACGGATGTTTTCCTCTTCTAAACAAAACTGGTAAAAGGCTCCCACGTAATGAGGGAGATAAACCTCTCCGATTGTCATAAATGTGGATCCTGATGTGAAGCAGAATGGAAAAATCATTGTCAAAAAAGAAGGGGCTTGTCAAGAGCAGAGCTGTCTGACTTTTCCCTGGACGTATAGTGTATTGTATTTCGCTTTCCATCGCAGAAACACCATCCGCTCCTTACGACATCTCTCTGCTGAGCTGTGATGGAACCTCCATGGTTCTGAATTGGAAGCGTCCTTTGAAGTCGGGTGGCTCGAAAGTTAGCGAGTACTACATCGATAAGAGCAACATGGCCAAGAACGTCTGGAAGGAAGTGAACATCCCCCCTATCAAAGAGAGAATTTACAAGGTAGGCCTGGACATAACGTCTGACACCACCTTATATACTTATTGCAGCATACTGTACCACATGAATAAATCCCTCTTAAATGCACTGGTGCTCCTTTTATAGGTTGAGAATCTGTCTGAAGACGCGTCTTACAAATTCAAGATTTACGGTTTGAGTCTTGCTGGACTTGGCCAGGCCTCCGAACCCAGTGCCACCTTCCAGTGTAAGGCCTGGAAGATGCCCGAGCCAGGTAAGGCAAATTGCAAAATACCTTCAGCTGCTAACATTCCCAAGCTACTTGGTTGTTTTTCTGTCATCACGATTGCACTCAAGCCCTCTGCATAATGAAATATTGTGTTGACTGGCAAGCTTGCCCATGACATGCATTCTCAATCAACTACCTAACAAGCACCTTAAGGATCAGTGATACGGCAAAGTCTCTTAGCTATGCGTTGTTTGCTAAATGAATGTGACATCCTGTTTTTCCTTGGGTCTTAGTGCAGTGTTGTTTTGAATGACAGGCCCTGCTTACGACCTGACCTTCTGTGAGATCAGGGACACCTCTCTGGTCGTGGAGTGGAAGGCTCCGGTGTACACCGGTGCCAGTGCCGTCGCCGGCTACGTTGTGGAGTTTGCCAAGGCTGGCTCCAGCACATGGAATGCCGCCAACACCAAAGCCGTCAATCACCGTTACACCAAGGTAACGTCCTCCAGAGGATCCGTGCAAAAGCCTGCGATTGCAATAGAAGACGACAAAGCAGACACCAGCCTCATTATCTTCCTTCGCTACTGGCtccgtgtgtgtttcctgctgtCTGGTCCACACTGTGCTTACCTGTGCCTTCTTCTGTTCAGGTGACTGGCTTAGAGGCTGGCGAGGCCTACGTGTTCAGGGTGCGTGCAGAGAATGGTGAGGGCCTCGGCGCACCGTCAGGCCCCTCCGACCCAGTGATTGCCAAGGCGCTGCCAGGTAAGCCTGGGTGCCAGCGGGATGCTCATTTCAAGCCCAGGTAGATATTAAAGAACATGAAAGCacaagagagggatgagagaaagaatCCCTCCTGACACAGAAACACCGCTCTGTGTTTCAGAGAAATAtatagaggagtgtgtgtgtgtgtatatatatatatatatatactgaggAAACTTGAGctaaatgaatatatatatatatatatatatatatatatatatatatatatatattcatttagCTCATGAGTTTCCTCAGTATGAAAATAGGATAATCTCTGTGTGGAGAGCTGGGCTGCGGTGGAGGGGTAAGACACACCAGCAGCGAGTGATTTGAACAGTCCCAGGGAGGAGTTGTCTGTGGCGGAGTCGATAAGGAACATTTGGGTgtgggaaaagggaaaaaagccTCTGACTCATCAGAAGGTGTCAAATGggttttttggagctgtgatgTCCCTGACACTTTTGGCCAGCAGGGTGCAGTGTAGAGTTGCGTGGTGAGGCACTTGTCAGCGTGTATGGGAATTAAACAATACCAGACATGAGCAGGCCAGGAGTTGTGCTGTTGCTGTGTGCCAAAACTGAAATAAAGAGATCTGAGCCAAATCTACCACATGCAAATGCCCTATGTACAAACGTGctccatctttttttccttcagtcGTTTTTAGCTTAGACGTCAATCAACCTCTTACACGTCTCCTTCTCGTTTCAAAGGCGCGCACGAGATTAAGTGTGGTGTGGACGAGAACACAGGCGACATTTCTTTGTCATTCGAGAGCTGCCAGATGACTGAGAAGACTCAGTTTATATGGAAGAAGTCCTACAAGGAGATCACTGAGTTCTCCAAGGGAATCGTTGTGAAGACACAAGGCAGCACGTAAGAAAAGCCCGCCGCCTGTGACTATGCATGTCCTGTGTGATTCCCAAGAAGCACTTACACTCATGTTTTGATATTGTGTCAAATTTACCTGAGcaacacctccccccccctcgTTCTCTAGCTCAACACTGCTTTTCAAGAACCCAGACAAAGAGGATGTTGGAACATTCTCAGTCGTTGCTACCCACACAGATGGCTCCTCAGCCAGCTACAAAATATCTACCGAAGGTGAGGCCTGTAAATATATTATGACCAgattgttatttattaataCTATTATACTTTGTGTGGGCTGATGCAGTCTCatggaaacacactcacagacacacgaaagcacacacacacacacacacatattagatgCTTTACTAGATGGCAACAGCAAATGACTATAATCATAAAATTATTACACAcagtaaaatgtttattttattatcgTTTATTAATGCCATGCTCCATTGCAGAGATGCAGAAAATGCTGGCCCTGAGCTACGACATCCGCAACCCAAGTAAGCACTCTCCATATTGATGTCCAATACCAGTGCATGTGCATGACACTAATCTGTAAAGGTTAGTTTCCTCAAAacccaaaatatatatatatatgtatatatatatagtgctcAGGGGGCCATTATAGCCAGTCATCTGAACAGAAAGAAGAGGTATATGTTGCGATGCAACCTCTCAAATATTCTGGCATCTTCCGCACAAActacctctctgctcttgtcAGTTGATCCCCTGGGCTCGCAAAATATTTATTTAGACTTCTCAATTGAAATTTCAGTGAGCCGTGGTGATGTGCAGCCAAGTcaccttgctctctctttcccctcgtCAGTTATTCCTATGAAGGTAGAGATGGCATACAAGATCCTAGAGAGGGGTCGCGTGCGCTTCTCAGTGCAGGCCGAGAGCATCTCCACCGCCGTGACCTACAAGTTCTTTGCCAACAACAAGGAGCTTGCCAACTGTGAGGTAAAAATAAGAAAAGGCATTTCTTTCGCACAGCGATAGGGCCGTTATTTTCTGCTGTCAACGTTGGAAATACAGTCCATCTGCCTTGCCCAGCACACCCTCCATTGTTACAGTGACAGTGTATTGAAGCTGTCACGACGAGATGAAAGCAGGCTCGGAGCgacatatttaaaaataaaaataaaaaacagaaaggGGAGCAGTCCCCAAAGAGCAAATGTATTTCACCAGAGCAAtaagtgttttttatttatttagtttagttCTAGTTTAGAAAAGgagaataaaaaatgaaatcaaaatgAAATACTGGGTGGTTACATTTTCTGCTCACTGCACTCTCAGCAAACCAAGATGAGCCATGATGCCTCTACCGGCATGATTGAGATGGTGTTGGACCACTTCACGGAGGAAATCGAGGGCACCTTCACTGTTATTATCCAGGACGGAAAGGCCAAAGCACAGTCATCCCTGGTGCTCATCGGAGATGGTGAGATGTCCGCCTGTTTCAGGGTTACCCAGTGCTAATCTGGGATGTTAACATGGGGCATATCGCCCTGTGGAGTGTCACTCTGACTGATGGTGTTCCTCTTGTTATTTTTGATGATTCCAGCCTTCAAGGCAGCCTTGGCTGAGGCTGACTATCAGAGAAGGGAGTACATCAGAGTCAAGGAAGGTATGATGGAAATTCAACCATTTGTGAGAAAATACGGTGCAGTAATAGTTACATAATCTTTGTAATTTATGcttatttttaaagaaaaactgCAACCTCAGTAAGTTAATTTCCCAGCTTTCCTGTGTGCTCATGGTGTTAGTTGGCTCCAGAACAAAGGCCTGGAATGTGATCTGTAATTCTCCCCAGGTCCCCATTTCGGCGAGTTCCTCTCTGTTCACGTCGGCGACGACTGCTCCGTC harbors:
- the myom2b gene encoding myomesin-2 isoform X2, with the translated sequence MAAKVAAHKHLSHGYSSSQSKYVVKEYSSSEDLVEYRHHFAKQLQDVLYKKMPETHIREGSMIRGPKFLVRLRSHTVFENTPIKLFCTVQGYPTPIIKWFKDNVLLDNSSGKYVVVNNAGIQTLQISKCGTNDTAMYTAVATNSHGQASTQASIIVKKNREEEQSCPYAWLPYEFAILPAIKYTKINITFLETFKGTFTKEGDSITLSCKMTVSPNLANLQPEALWYRDEHLLKGSKWAKMEFGGGVAKLTLPELYKDDEGLYTLRMVTKGGDAMHSAYLYVEDGPPPVPQSPGAPMDIRIHDANRDYVIVSWKPPNTTTEGPIIGYFVDRCEVGTENWTQCNDSPIKICKYPVSGLFEGHSYYFRVRAINSHGVSRPCRMSDPIAALDPTEFDRLHVTKLGGKLDVVTYHDDLEAKGKAPGVPTNIHPSEADRTYVVLSWSPPAYHERAPMWYYIEKTMAGSGAWQRVNTQVPVRSPRYAVFDLAEGKEYQFRVLAANMYGTSEASEPTKPIQTKELKGVPSAPGQVVATRETDTSVVIQWAPPKEPNNLIGYYIDSCVKGSKDWGSANHKPNKKTKFVVNGLTTGETYVFRVQAINELGLSDESQESAPISVRAALKTPSAPYDISLLSCDGTSMVLNWKRPLKSGGSKVSEYYIDKSNMAKNVWKEVNIPPIKERIYKVENLSEDASYKFKIYGLSLAGLGQASEPSATFQCKAWKMPEPGPAYDLTFCEIRDTSLVVEWKAPVYTGASAVAGYVVEFAKAGSSTWNAANTKAVNHRYTKVTGLEAGEAYVFRVRAENGEGLGAPSGPSDPVIAKALPGAHEIKCGVDENTGDISLSFESCQMTEKTQFIWKKSYKEITEFSKGIVVKTQGSTSTLLFKNPDKEDVGTFSVVATHTDGSSASYKISTEEMQKMLALSYDIRNPIIPMKVEMAYKILERGRVRFSVQAESISTAVTYKFFANNKELANCEQTKMSHDASTGMIEMVLDHFTEEIEGTFTVIIQDGKAKAQSSLVLIGDAFKAALAEADYQRREYIRVKEGPHFGEFLSVHVGDDCSVSLVCKVANLKKESVFHWFRDGAEVVPDVPADLTSGVCKLPLALFSKKAVGVYMATISDDRGKDESHINVSGEVFDKIINDLTRLAGSAAAEVAVHSTTEGIMLQCHMKYYTEEMKVQWLQKDTKLTASERLRIGGTPNMATIEIVEPVDKDKGVYNFHITDAEKTYTRTIDFSGLVYDNAYAEFQRLKAEAYAEKNRGKVIGGLPDVVTIMEKKTLSLTCLVCGDPKAQVSWSKNDQEVEPDDQYSISLESGKFASLTIKGVSMEDSGKYTMTVKNKYGGETVDVIVSVYKHGDKIPDIKPVSMPRRILPPILPIVLPSAKPAAPTPTPPPHSAKSPTPPISPKSPTPGRGTPRRK
- the myom2b gene encoding myomesin-2 isoform X1, yielding MPETHIREGSMIRGPKFLVRLRSHTVFENTPIKLFCTVQGYPTPIIKWFKDNVLLDNSSGKYVVVNNAGIQTLQISKCGTNDTAMYTAVATNSHGQASTQASIIVKKNREEEQSCPYAWLPYEFAILPAIKYTKINITFLETFKGTFTKEGDSITLSCKMTVSPNLANLQPEALWYRDEHLLKGSKWAKMEFGGGVAKLTLPELYKDDEGLYTLRMVTKGGDAMHSAYLYVEDGPPPVPQSPGAPMDIRIHDANRDYVIVSWKPPNTTTEGPIIGYFVDRCEVGTENWTQCNDSPIKICKYPVSGLFEGHSYYFRVRAINSHGVSRPCRMSDPIAALDPTEFDRLHVTKLGGKLDVVTYHDDLEAKGKAPGVPTNIHPSEADRTYVVLSWSPPAYHERAPMWYYIEKTMAGSGAWQRVNTQVPVRSPRYAVFDLAEGKEYQFRVLAANMYGTSEASEPTKPIQTKELKGVPSAPGQVVATRETDTSVVIQWAPPKEPNNLIGYYIDSCVKGSKDWGSANHKPNKKTKFVVNGLTTGETYVFRVQAINELGLSDESQESAPISVRAALKTPSAPYDISLLSCDGTSMVLNWKRPLKSGGSKVSEYYIDKSNMAKNVWKEVNIPPIKERIYKVENLSEDASYKFKIYGLSLAGLGQASEPSATFQCKAWKMPEPGPAYDLTFCEIRDTSLVVEWKAPVYTGASAVAGYVVEFAKAGSSTWNAANTKAVNHRYTKVTGLEAGEAYVFRVRAENGEGLGAPSGPSDPVIAKALPGAHEIKCGVDENTGDISLSFESCQMTEKTQFIWKKSYKEITEFSKGIVVKTQGSTSTLLFKNPDKEDVGTFSVVATHTDGSSASYKISTEEMQKMLALSYDIRNPIIPMKVEMAYKILERGRVRFSVQAESISTAVTYKFFANNKELANCEQTKMSHDASTGMIEMVLDHFTEEIEGTFTVIIQDGKAKAQSSLVLIGDAFKAALAEADYQRREYIRVKEGPHFGEFLSVHVGDDCSVSLVCKVANLKKESVFHWFRDGAEVVPDVPADLTSGVCKLPLALFSKKAVGVYMATISDDRGKDESHINVSGEVFDKIINDLTRLAGSAAAEVAVHSTTEGIMLQCHMKYYTEEMKVQWLQKDTKLTASERLRIGGTPNMATIEIVEPVDKDKGVYNFHITDAEKTYTRTIDFSGLVYDNAYAEFQRLKAEAYAEKNRGKVIGGLPDVVTIMEKKTLSLTCLVCGDPKAQVSWSKNDQEVEPDDQYSISLESGKFASLTIKGVSMEDSGKYTMTVKNKYGGETVDVIVSVYKHGDKIPDIKPVSMPRRILPPILPIVLPSAKPAAPTPTPPPHSAKSPTPPISPKSPTPGRGTPRRK